From Haloglomus litoreum, the proteins below share one genomic window:
- a CDS encoding molybdopterin synthase — MQAVAICGPGADRLAGRLADALEGRVGVVRQVVEDGGAMTRAEGADTTYRLGAETWEATGPAPSLRDAIERLAPDHDHALAVGFPEADLPTVVVGDDEPPGEVIARVAEPDGPTADLVAAIEDTEPFETLESLVAEVKRAPDADRSGAIATFTGRVRARDDPDDDRTQYLEFEKYESVAEKRMRGLEAELAEREGVFEVRLHHRTGVIPDGEDIVFVVVLAGHREEAFRTVEDGIDRLKEEVPIFKKEVTETETFWVHERE, encoded by the coding sequence ATGCAGGCAGTTGCCATCTGTGGGCCCGGCGCGGACCGGCTGGCCGGCCGGCTGGCCGACGCGCTTGAGGGTCGGGTCGGTGTCGTCCGGCAGGTCGTCGAGGACGGGGGAGCCATGACCCGCGCGGAGGGCGCCGACACCACCTACCGCCTCGGCGCCGAGACGTGGGAGGCGACAGGACCCGCCCCGTCCCTGCGGGACGCCATCGAGCGCCTCGCCCCCGACCACGACCACGCGCTCGCCGTCGGCTTCCCGGAGGCCGACCTCCCGACGGTCGTCGTCGGCGACGACGAGCCACCCGGCGAGGTCATCGCCCGGGTGGCCGAGCCGGACGGCCCGACCGCGGACCTCGTGGCCGCCATCGAGGACACGGAACCGTTCGAGACGCTGGAATCGCTCGTCGCCGAGGTGAAGCGCGCCCCCGACGCCGACCGGTCGGGCGCCATCGCCACCTTCACCGGCCGCGTCCGGGCACGCGACGACCCGGACGACGACCGGACCCAGTACCTGGAGTTCGAGAAGTACGAGTCGGTCGCCGAGAAGCGGATGCGCGGCCTCGAGGCCGAACTCGCCGAGCGCGAGGGCGTGTTCGAGGTCCGCCTCCACCACCGGACCGGCGTCATCCCGGACGGCGAGGACATCGTCTTCGTGGTCGTCCTCGCCGGCCACCGCGAGGAGGCGTTCCGGACCGTCGAGGACGGCATCGACCGCCTGAAAGAGGAGGTCCCGATCTTCAAGAAGGAGGTCACCGAGACGGAGACGTTCTGGGTCCACGAACGGGAGTGA
- a CDS encoding type II toxin-antitoxin system HicA family toxin — protein sequence MSRSTFSGYDVVKVLVNVGNFVHVRTAGDHAQLVYEHPTNPEDTRRVTVPLHDELRPGTLRDIADDAGANDFDAFCEWIDRNR from the coding sequence GTGTCGCGGTCGACGTTCTCCGGATACGACGTGGTGAAGGTGCTGGTCAACGTCGGCAACTTCGTCCACGTTCGGACCGCTGGTGACCACGCACAGCTGGTCTACGAGCATCCGACGAATCCCGAGGACACGCGCCGGGTGACCGTTCCGCTGCACGACGAACTCCGACCCGGGACGCTCCGCGACATCGCCGACGACGCAGGGGCGAACGATTTCGACGCGTTCTGTGAGTGGATCGACCGGAACCGGTAG
- the pyrH gene encoding UMP kinase, which translates to MKVVVSVGGSVLAPDLAADRVAAYGDVLGALAAEHEVAAVVGGGRVAREYIDAARQLGGNEIELDQLGIGVTRLNARLLGAAMEGPVKPPEEYDAAAESLRRDGLVVMGGVVPGQTTDAVAAALAEYVEADLLVYATSVPGVFDADPNEDPDAERYDRLPAADLVELVASGGSLGSAGSNAPIDLLAAKLVQRSGTRTLVLDGEDPERVRQAVAEGEFDGTEIVPDAEVES; encoded by the coding sequence ATGAAGGTAGTCGTCTCCGTCGGGGGGAGCGTCCTCGCGCCGGACCTGGCCGCCGACCGGGTCGCCGCGTACGGCGACGTGCTGGGGGCCCTCGCCGCGGAGCACGAGGTGGCCGCGGTCGTCGGTGGCGGGCGCGTCGCGCGCGAGTACATCGACGCGGCCCGTCAGCTCGGTGGCAACGAGATCGAACTGGACCAGCTCGGCATCGGCGTCACGCGGCTGAACGCCCGCCTCCTCGGTGCCGCGATGGAGGGGCCCGTCAAGCCGCCCGAGGAGTACGACGCGGCCGCGGAGTCGCTCCGCCGCGATGGGCTCGTCGTGATGGGCGGTGTCGTTCCCGGCCAGACCACCGACGCCGTCGCCGCGGCCCTCGCCGAGTACGTCGAGGCGGACCTGCTGGTCTACGCCACGTCGGTCCCGGGCGTGTTCGACGCCGACCCCAACGAGGACCCCGACGCCGAGCGCTACGACCGCTTGCCTGCGGCGGACCTCGTGGAACTCGTCGCCTCGGGCGGCTCGCTGGGCTCGGCGGGCTCGAACGCACCCATCGACCTGCTCGCCGCGAAGCTGGTCCAGCGCTCCGGAACCCGGACGCTCGTCCTCGACGGCGAGGACCCCGAACGGGTCCGCCAGGCCGTCGCCGAGGGCGAGTTCGACGGCACGGAGATCGTCCCGGACGCGGAGGTGGAGTCGTGA
- the trpA gene encoding tryptophan synthase subunit alpha, whose translation MSDEPMGGAGQSRIPEAFDGEPAFVPYLAAGDPNYEASLEYVEALARAGADCIELGLPFSEPIAEGPTIQQAVVRSLEGGMTVERYFEFVSDLDVDVPLVCMTYYNLIYRYGEAEGPEPFVERAAAEGIDGFVVPDLPAEEAGPLREACDEHGRDLVSIVAPTTGEERLQRLVDLASGYLYIQARLGVTGARQSVSDRTAESLARVAETGTDLPRAVGFGISSFEQARDVIAAGADGVIVGSALVDIVAEGHEADRPVAETADRLEELGRELKEGALAGAGTEASQAD comes from the coding sequence ATGAGCGACGAGCCGATGGGCGGCGCGGGGCAGAGCCGCATCCCCGAGGCCTTCGACGGCGAACCCGCCTTCGTCCCCTACCTCGCCGCGGGCGACCCGAACTACGAGGCCTCCCTCGAGTACGTCGAGGCGCTCGCCCGCGCCGGCGCGGACTGCATCGAACTGGGGCTGCCGTTCTCCGAGCCCATCGCCGAGGGGCCGACCATCCAGCAGGCCGTCGTCCGGTCGCTGGAGGGCGGGATGACCGTCGAGCGCTACTTCGAGTTCGTCTCGGACCTCGACGTGGACGTGCCGCTGGTCTGCATGACCTACTACAACCTCATCTACCGCTACGGCGAGGCCGAGGGGCCCGAACCGTTCGTCGAGCGCGCCGCCGCAGAGGGCATCGACGGCTTCGTCGTGCCCGACCTGCCGGCCGAGGAGGCCGGCCCGCTGCGCGAGGCCTGCGACGAGCACGGGCGCGATCTCGTCTCCATCGTGGCGCCGACGACGGGCGAGGAGCGGCTCCAGCGACTCGTGGACCTCGCCTCGGGCTACCTCTACATCCAGGCGCGACTGGGCGTGACGGGTGCCCGCCAGAGCGTCTCCGACCGCACGGCCGAGTCGCTCGCGCGCGTCGCGGAGACGGGCACCGACCTCCCACGCGCCGTGGGCTTCGGCATCTCCTCGTTCGAGCAGGCGCGCGACGTCATCGCGGCGGGCGCCGACGGCGTCATCGTCGGGAGCGCGCTCGTCGACATCGTCGCCGAGGGCCACGAGGCGGACCGGCCGGTCGCGGAGACCGCCGACCGACTGGAGGAACTCGGCCGGGAACTGAAGGAGGGTGCGCTGGCGGGCGCCGGGACGGAAGCGTCGCAGGCGGACTGA
- a CDS encoding GMC oxidoreductase: protein MSTDISSDFDVIVVGAGGDGPACAQRLGERGLDVLVLEAGPWYGNEKWERPTESGGTAKVSSDPEDLSGELLDEQFTTREAEMLEKLVWGPADIERPLWYREQPEDGLILQVAGVGGTTLHYTGCHPRAYPAAFDENSVAAGGEGWLIDYEDLAADGPVGSDKSYYRTVEDQLDVSPAPTTPKEEVYYQGASNMGFDLLEGRDVEGEGYRPQPNAITRPDQQLRANEGRNTDDYSADSVDGHTLVGTEIPGNPHPRGADYAEKAKKSSAIGFVPEALETGNVTIRPNAFVTEVLPEGGPGSIEARGVRFRDTWSGDSRIVEADAVVLAAGAIETPRLWLNSPLPRSEWVGRGLTIHFGEVIVGQFSREALKGAIGQEQLDPWAGEQIAARFDWPGYGGVQTFGGAPGTTALSSVAGSAQTFTSDVLEDVGIEADPDEPWDTRGRIAGEELKRFMGGYDRMLSLQIMTDDEPQKRNRVELGGYVDEHGAVPKVTYTPSEDDIRKRDELSRRCANILRSAVPDGLAPDEHVHVHRLDAGPSAIHIHSTMRMGFVADENCEAYDVDRLFIADHSVLPNGLGGPNPTNTGQALAMRTGDRIADLYFDA, encoded by the coding sequence ATGAGCACGGACATCAGCAGCGACTTCGACGTCATCGTGGTGGGTGCCGGCGGCGACGGTCCCGCCTGCGCACAGCGACTGGGCGAGCGCGGCCTCGACGTGCTGGTGCTCGAGGCCGGCCCCTGGTACGGCAACGAGAAGTGGGAGCGACCTACGGAGAGCGGGGGGACGGCGAAGGTCTCCTCGGACCCGGAGGACCTCTCTGGCGAGCTGCTCGACGAGCAGTTCACCACCCGGGAGGCGGAGATGCTGGAGAAGCTCGTCTGGGGGCCGGCCGACATCGAGCGGCCGCTCTGGTACCGCGAGCAGCCCGAGGACGGCCTCATCCTGCAGGTCGCCGGCGTCGGCGGCACGACCCTGCACTACACGGGCTGTCATCCCCGGGCGTACCCCGCGGCATTCGACGAGAACAGCGTCGCTGCGGGCGGCGAGGGCTGGCTCATCGACTACGAGGACCTCGCCGCCGACGGACCCGTGGGCTCGGACAAATCGTACTACCGGACCGTCGAGGACCAGCTCGACGTCTCGCCCGCCCCGACGACGCCGAAGGAGGAGGTGTACTACCAGGGCGCCTCGAACATGGGCTTCGACCTGCTGGAGGGCCGCGACGTGGAGGGCGAGGGCTACCGGCCACAGCCCAACGCCATCACGCGGCCCGACCAGCAACTCCGGGCCAACGAGGGCCGGAACACGGACGACTACAGCGCCGACAGCGTCGATGGCCACACGCTGGTCGGGACCGAGATCCCCGGCAACCCACACCCGCGCGGCGCGGACTACGCGGAGAAGGCCAAGAAGTCAAGCGCCATCGGCTTCGTCCCCGAGGCACTCGAGACGGGAAACGTCACCATCCGACCGAACGCCTTCGTGACGGAGGTGCTCCCGGAGGGCGGCCCCGGCAGCATCGAGGCACGTGGGGTCCGCTTCCGGGACACGTGGAGCGGCGACTCGCGCATCGTCGAGGCCGACGCCGTCGTCCTCGCCGCGGGCGCCATCGAGACGCCCCGGCTGTGGCTGAACTCCCCCCTCCCGCGCAGCGAGTGGGTCGGTCGCGGCCTGACCATCCACTTCGGCGAGGTCATCGTCGGCCAGTTCAGCAGGGAGGCGCTGAAGGGAGCCATCGGGCAGGAACAACTCGACCCCTGGGCGGGCGAGCAGATCGCCGCACGCTTCGACTGGCCGGGCTACGGCGGCGTCCAGACGTTCGGTGGCGCCCCCGGTACGACCGCGCTCTCGTCGGTCGCGGGCTCGGCGCAGACGTTCACCAGCGACGTCCTCGAGGATGTGGGCATCGAGGCCGACCCGGACGAGCCGTGGGACACCCGCGGACGCATCGCCGGCGAGGAGCTGAAGCGGTTCATGGGCGGCTACGACCGGATGCTCTCGCTCCAGATCATGACCGACGACGAGCCCCAGAAGCGCAACCGCGTGGAACTGGGTGGGTACGTCGACGAACACGGGGCCGTCCCGAAGGTCACCTACACCCCGAGCGAGGACGACATCCGCAAGCGGGACGAGCTGTCGCGCCGCTGCGCGAACATCCTCCGCAGCGCCGTCCCGGATGGGCTGGCCCCCGACGAGCACGTCCACGTCCACCGGCTCGACGCCGGCCCCAGCGCCATCCACATCCACTCCACGATGCGGATGGGGTTCGTCGCCGACGAGAACTGCGAGGCCTACGACGTGGACCGGCTGTTCATCGCCGACCACTCCGTCCTGCCCAACGGGCTGGGCGGCCCGAACCCGACGAACACGGGCCAGGCGCTCGCGATGCGGACGGGTGACCGCATCGCGGACCTCTACTTCGACGCCTGA
- the trpB gene encoding tryptophan synthase subunit beta yields MSEQQRRGGDGKFGRYGGQYVPEALMPAIEELTDAYERYVLENEDGFMDEFRERLRDFGGRPTPLGRADQLSERYGVEVYLKREDLLHGGAHKLNNALGQCLLAKYMGKERIVAETGAGQHGTATAMAAAHLDMPCEIYMGRRDINRQRPNVFRMRINGAEVNPVDIGRGTLKEAINETMRDWATTVETTHYVIGSVVGPHPFPSMVRDFHRPISAETKRQSVEAFGQLPDAVVACAGGGSNTMGIFSEFVDPGGLPGTDPANNEPGAEDDVDLYAVEAGGSSLAVDEARGVAPNSASLSTGTEGVLHGARTKVLQDGDGQIMESHSVSSGLDYAGVGPELANLVDEGRVEAVNVDDDAALEAFHRLSQDEGIIPALETAHALAYLEEHDDPTELGEYVVVNVSGRGDKDLESAIEETAKRDLPNAPEMDVFDEHGGLR; encoded by the coding sequence ATGAGCGAGCAACAACGACGCGGCGGCGACGGGAAGTTCGGGCGCTACGGCGGCCAGTACGTCCCGGAGGCACTGATGCCGGCCATCGAGGAACTGACCGACGCCTACGAGCGCTACGTCCTCGAGAACGAGGACGGCTTCATGGACGAGTTCCGCGAGCGCCTGCGGGACTTCGGGGGTCGACCCACCCCGCTGGGCCGGGCCGACCAGTTGAGCGAGCGCTACGGCGTCGAGGTGTACTTAAAGCGCGAGGACCTGCTCCACGGCGGCGCACACAAGCTCAACAACGCGCTCGGGCAGTGTCTGCTGGCGAAGTACATGGGCAAGGAGCGCATCGTCGCCGAAACGGGCGCGGGACAGCACGGGACCGCGACGGCGATGGCGGCCGCACACCTGGATATGCCCTGCGAGATCTACATGGGCCGGCGCGACATCAACCGGCAGCGACCCAACGTCTTCCGGATGCGCATCAACGGCGCCGAGGTCAATCCCGTGGACATCGGCCGCGGGACGCTGAAGGAGGCCATCAACGAGACGATGCGCGACTGGGCGACGACGGTGGAGACGACCCACTACGTCATCGGGAGTGTCGTCGGCCCACACCCGTTCCCGTCGATGGTCCGTGACTTCCACCGGCCCATCAGTGCAGAGACGAAGCGCCAGTCCGTCGAGGCGTTCGGGCAGCTCCCGGACGCCGTCGTCGCCTGTGCGGGCGGCGGCTCGAACACGATGGGCATCTTCTCGGAGTTCGTCGACCCCGGGGGACTGCCCGGCACCGACCCGGCGAACAACGAGCCCGGCGCCGAGGACGACGTCGACCTGTACGCCGTCGAGGCGGGCGGCTCCTCGCTGGCAGTCGACGAGGCACGCGGCGTCGCACCCAACTCGGCGTCGCTCTCGACCGGCACCGAGGGGGTGCTCCACGGCGCCCGGACGAAGGTCCTGCAGGACGGCGACGGGCAGATCATGGAGTCCCACTCCGTCTCCTCGGGGCTGGACTACGCCGGTGTCGGGCCCGAACTCGCGAACCTCGTCGACGAGGGGCGCGTCGAGGCCGTGAACGTCGACGACGACGCGGCGCTGGAGGCGTTCCACCGGCTCTCACAGGACGAGGGCATCATCCCGGCCCTGGAGACCGCCCACGCGCTGGCCTATCTCGAGGAACACGACGACCCCACGGAACTCGGGGAGTACGTCGTCGTCAACGTCTCCGGGCGCGGGGACAAGGACCTCGAGTCGGCCATCGAGGAGACCGCGAAGCGCGACCTCCCGAACGCCCCGGAGATGGACGTGTTCGACGAGCACGGGGGCCTGCGATGA
- the trpC gene encoding indole-3-glycerol phosphate synthase, translated as MDTTEELAPAVRSILAAARERGGSDERVSVEPRSLPDAFAAAEADGRVPVIAEVKPTSPTTEGERREDPVALAEAMVEGGAAALSVLTEPEHFGGSTESLERIRAAVDVPVLRKDFLLHEAQLDAVESDVVLLIARFLGDDLEPMLEAARERGFQVLVEVHDTEELERALAAGADIVGVNNRDLAALEVDLSTFEGVADALPASERANVTLIAESGIGTVEDAARMRAAGADGLLVGSAIMDGDVRANTARLTTPAEGADPS; from the coding sequence ATGGATACCACCGAGGAGCTGGCCCCGGCCGTGCGCTCCATCCTGGCGGCGGCCCGCGAGCGCGGGGGGAGCGACGAGCGGGTGTCGGTCGAACCACGCTCGCTCCCGGACGCGTTCGCCGCCGCCGAGGCAGACGGGCGCGTGCCGGTCATCGCGGAGGTGAAACCGACCTCCCCCACCACCGAGGGCGAGCGCCGCGAGGACCCCGTGGCGCTGGCCGAGGCGATGGTCGAAGGGGGGGCGGCGGCGCTGTCGGTCCTCACCGAGCCCGAGCACTTCGGCGGGTCGACCGAGTCGCTCGAACGGATCCGCGCGGCCGTGGACGTGCCCGTCCTCCGGAAGGACTTCCTGCTGCACGAGGCCCAGCTCGATGCGGTCGAGTCGGACGTCGTGTTGCTCATCGCGCGCTTCCTCGGTGACGACCTCGAACCGATGCTGGAAGCGGCCCGCGAGCGCGGCTTCCAGGTGCTCGTCGAGGTCCACGATACCGAGGAACTGGAGCGGGCGCTCGCGGCCGGCGCGGACATCGTCGGCGTGAACAACCGCGACCTCGCCGCGCTGGAGGTGGACCTCTCCACCTTCGAGGGCGTCGCGGACGCGCTGCCGGCGAGCGAGCGGGCAAACGTCACCCTGATTGCGGAGAGCGGCATCGGTACCGTCGAGGACGCCGCGCGGATGCGGGCGGCCGGCGCCGACGGGCTGCTGGTCGGCTCGGCCATCATGGACGGCGACGTCCGCGCGAACACGGCACGACTGACGACACCCGCCGAGGGTGCCGATCCATCATGA
- a CDS encoding twin-arginine translocation signal domain-containing protein produces MLGRPANDGDTDGATEQHDDRTDERRGPPPERMRTEHATGDGTDSRRAHPSRRSQSRRGFLGGLAGMGIGVGTVTPGPVLQQVEDLLTQVEEEDLPDGTTDAPHDPHTVATFDAIIDAVVPNTQDDPVTGDKVGEPLDDIHQYGGLDADMTGMCIDILNDFMSPEVSLPKVANTGETAPLSQALAAILDVAASELVARGGNEDTPEPGRFGPAGGPFASLSRKDRFRALYDVENRANQLGDGEAQVSETVGIENGRYSRTGSFVVALAVVFPPIVYYSDMNAYDDFIDTAPSERDFDPAEHTSAPEGADTLFGWAQTGYPGITEGHDALLGYELDESFEATGYGKQRSRGPGPRNDSGDDGPDTASDDADGSEGPWGGLLPETPADQFTGGGF; encoded by the coding sequence ATGCTAGGACGACCAGCCAACGACGGGGACACGGACGGGGCGACCGAACAGCACGACGACAGAACGGACGAACGGCGCGGCCCTCCGCCGGAGCGGATGCGGACCGAGCACGCCACCGGGGACGGGACGGACAGCCGCCGGGCACACCCCTCGCGCCGGAGCCAGAGCCGACGCGGGTTCCTCGGCGGCCTGGCGGGCATGGGAATCGGTGTAGGGACGGTGACGCCCGGGCCCGTCCTCCAGCAGGTCGAGGACCTGCTGACGCAGGTCGAGGAGGAGGACCTGCCGGACGGCACTACGGACGCGCCGCACGACCCGCACACGGTGGCGACGTTCGACGCCATCATCGACGCGGTTGTGCCGAACACGCAGGACGACCCCGTCACCGGGGACAAGGTCGGCGAGCCGCTCGACGACATCCACCAGTACGGTGGGCTCGACGCCGACATGACCGGGATGTGCATCGACATCCTCAACGACTTCATGTCGCCGGAGGTGTCCCTCCCGAAGGTGGCCAACACGGGCGAGACGGCGCCGCTCTCGCAGGCGCTGGCGGCCATCCTGGACGTGGCGGCGAGCGAACTCGTCGCCCGCGGCGGGAACGAGGACACGCCGGAACCAGGCCGGTTCGGCCCTGCCGGCGGGCCCTTCGCCAGCCTCTCCCGGAAGGACCGCTTCCGGGCGCTGTACGACGTCGAGAACCGGGCCAACCAGCTCGGGGACGGCGAAGCACAGGTCAGCGAGACCGTCGGCATCGAGAACGGGCGGTACAGCCGGACCGGGAGCTTCGTGGTCGCGCTGGCGGTCGTGTTCCCGCCCATCGTCTACTACAGCGATATGAACGCCTACGACGACTTCATCGACACCGCGCCCAGCGAGCGCGACTTCGACCCCGCCGAGCACACCAGCGCGCCCGAGGGGGCCGACACGTTGTTCGGCTGGGCACAGACCGGCTACCCCGGTATCACGGAGGGGCACGACGCGCTGCTGGGGTACGAACTGGACGAGTCGTTCGAGGCGACCGGCTACGGCAAGCAACGGTCCCGGGGCCCGGGGCCCCGGAACGACTCGGGGGACGATGGGCCGGACACGGCGTCCGACGACGCGGACGGCAGTGAGGGACCGTGGGGCGGCCTGCTTCCCGAGACTCCTGCGGACCAGTTCACGGGGGGTGGATTCTGA
- a CDS encoding type II toxin-antitoxin system HicB family antitoxin, translating into MSTGRQIRLTQDEEGWWTARDLDAEVTSQGETRAEALDNLDEAVALAAGEIGHEPTDEELRELGIDPAQNESGGELPDVLE; encoded by the coding sequence ATGAGCACTGGCCGGCAGATCCGGCTCACGCAGGACGAGGAGGGCTGGTGGACGGCCCGGGACCTCGACGCGGAGGTGACCTCACAGGGCGAGACGCGGGCGGAGGCACTCGACAACCTCGACGAGGCCGTCGCCCTCGCTGCCGGTGAGATCGGCCACGAACCGACCGACGAGGAGTTACGCGAACTGGGCATCGACCCCGCCCAGAACGAGTCCGGCGGCGAACTCCCGGACGTGCTGGAGTGA
- a CDS encoding DUF7123 family protein, with protein MSATTQSPSDDAETESKYERLQAYLSERAQDGELYFKSKFIADEVGLSAKEIGALMVQLRDSATDLEIEKWSYTSATTWRVEPA; from the coding sequence ATGAGCGCAACCACGCAGTCCCCCTCCGACGACGCGGAGACCGAGAGCAAGTACGAGCGCCTCCAGGCGTACCTCAGCGAGCGCGCCCAGGACGGCGAGCTCTACTTCAAGAGCAAGTTCATCGCGGACGAGGTCGGCCTCTCCGCGAAGGAGATCGGCGCGCTGATGGTGCAACTCCGCGACTCCGCGACGGACCTCGAGATCGAGAAGTGGTCGTACACGAGCGCGACCACCTGGCGCGTGGAACCCGCGTGA
- a CDS encoding 2-amino-3,7-dideoxy-D-threo-hept-6-ulosonate synthase, translating into MDAGKAARLDRIGTDGRYVVVPMDHGITLGAVTGLKDIESTIDAITRGGADSVLTQKGIAPRVHPHKNGAGYIVHLNGSTVVGPDTNDKRTTGSVKDAIRAGADAVSFHINVGSDHEPHQIEELAELTTTAADYGLPVLAMTYARGPGVDEHDPEALGHAVRLGEELGADVVKTAYSGDAESYEHVCESTRLPVVIAGGEPDTDRETLAAVRGAMDGGAAGVSMGRTIFQHDDPEAMTRAVSLVVHEDADPDEALRESGLAVEA; encoded by the coding sequence ATGGATGCAGGGAAGGCGGCCCGTCTGGACCGTATCGGGACGGACGGGCGGTACGTCGTGGTGCCGATGGACCATGGCATCACACTGGGCGCAGTGACAGGGCTGAAGGACATCGAATCGACCATCGACGCCATCACGCGGGGTGGCGCCGACTCGGTGCTCACGCAGAAGGGCATCGCCCCGCGGGTCCACCCCCACAAGAACGGCGCGGGCTACATCGTCCACCTCAACGGCTCGACCGTCGTCGGGCCGGACACGAACGACAAGCGCACCACGGGCAGCGTGAAGGACGCCATCCGGGCGGGCGCGGACGCGGTCTCCTTCCACATCAACGTCGGCTCGGACCACGAGCCCCACCAGATCGAGGAGCTCGCCGAGCTGACGACGACGGCCGCCGACTACGGCCTGCCCGTCCTCGCGATGACGTACGCCCGTGGCCCGGGCGTGGATGAGCACGACCCCGAGGCGCTGGGCCACGCGGTCCGGCTGGGCGAGGAACTCGGCGCGGACGTGGTGAAGACGGCGTACTCCGGGGACGCGGAGAGCTACGAGCACGTCTGCGAGTCGACGCGGCTGCCCGTCGTCATCGCGGGCGGCGAACCGGACACGGACCGAGAGACGCTCGCCGCCGTCCGCGGCGCGATGGACGGCGGCGCGGCGGGCGTCTCGATGGGCCGGACCATCTTCCAGCACGACGACCCCGAGGCGATGACGCGCGCGGTCAGCCTGGTCGTCCACGAGGACGCCGACCCCGACGAGGCGCTGCGCGAGTCCGGGCTGGCCGTCGAGGCCTGA